The following are from one region of the Megachile rotundata isolate GNS110a chromosome 15, iyMegRotu1, whole genome shotgun sequence genome:
- the pod1 gene encoding coronin isoform X2, whose amino-acid sequence MAWRFKASKYKNAAPIVPKPEACIRDISVGSYQTYGNNIAASAAFMAFNVDHNGSSLAVLPLEDYGRKSKTMPLLHAHADTVTDMDFSPFHDGLLATGSQDCLVKLWHIPESGLEESLCNPECTFSHRQRRVEVVCWHPSAEHLLTTVSYTNLSLWDVISQQELFSNNEHADVIQSLSWKQDGVLLATSCKDKQVRIIDPRAPTCIVNSCSSHQSIKDSRIVWLNNSDKILTTGFDAARLRQIYIRDLRHLNEPVKTLELDCSTGILMPLFDPDTNMLFLAGKGDTTIMYMEVMDKDPFLVEGIRHSGEQTKGVCLVPKRALNVMQAEVNRLLQLTSNMVIPIMYQVPRKTYRDFHADIYPDTVGYIAQNNAAAWIKGHNMPVPKISLDPAKRNKGEEPITPRLGPKPFQAKSGSQDFSFDKIFSVPIAPNSDTNGYQNDLNNQIENNTEPEKSPSFNNDRIKEAENGKSDSSSLEEDANSSDSGYKPKTPSTAERRKVFEIKVKDESPENEELGNFERGNANRNSIAERRRLYESRSVSVTDGNLAEKAMGSPTMLRRRDSFKTKSEVIKEDEVKKVISMLRQQSMDPRLEKVDNTVTPTPKRTSTVFGRVSKFRHLKGTPGHKSTHIENIRNISRQISGECDGFHANPDRVAVPLSGPGGKIAVLELKKTGRLPDGVMPALVHGATVMDFQWNPFDNQRLAVACDDGMIRLWEIPESGLSEPTNEPKHIIKAHTDKIYLIKFHPLASDVLASASYDMTVKIWDLTLLSSCELVVPKITLTGHTDQIFSLAWSPCGQYLASTCKDGKLRIYKPRSSDVPIKSGKGPVGTRGARVIWALKGQFLVVMGFDKVSERQIYVFKTDNLNNPLTTVGLDVSPAILMPYYDEDSSTLFLTGRGDSTIYAFEVTEEPPYCCPLSHHRCSSLHQGLSFLPKNKCDVASVEFASALRLTNNTIEPLSFTVPRIKSELFQDDLFPPTKVTWKPTMTATEWFSGANKQAYRISLKPPGMDNLTENQGQGVVTAPVAAKQQSTAPYSGSAPPFSRLGWNSDVKAKQEEIQKTMSNFVGDVIQCSLEQDHMEGVEEHEWDE is encoded by the exons ATGGCTTGGCGTTTTAAAGcgtccaaatataaaaatgcagcTCCCATTGTTCCTAAACCAGAGGCCTGTATCCGAGACATTTCAGTTGGTTCATATCAGACTTATGGCAATAACATAGCAGCATCTGCTGCATTTATGGCATTTAATGTAGACCATAATG gttCTAGTCTTGCAGTATTACCGTTAGAAGATTACGGTAGAAAAAGTAAAACTATGCCATTACTGCATGCTCATGCGGATACAGTCACAGACATGGACTTTTCTCCCTTTCATGATGGATTATTAGCTACTGGCTCACAAGATTGTCTT gTCAAATTATGGCATATTCCAGAAAGTGGTTTAGAAGAATCATTATGTAATCCTGAATGTACATTTTCCCATCGTCAAAGAAGAGTGGAAGTAGTATGTTGGCATCCTTCAGCTGAACATCTCCTTACAACAGTATCATATACAAACCTATCCTTGTGGGATGTGATTTCGCAacaagaattatttt CTAACAATGAACATGCAGATGTTATCCAGTCTCTAAGTTGGAAACAAGATGGTGTGCTTTTAGCAACATCTTGCAAAGATAAACAAGTGAGAATTATAGATCCTCGAGCTCCCACTTGTATTGTTAATTCTTGTTCAAGCCATCAAAGCATTAAAGACTCCAGAATTGTTTGGttaaataacagtgataagATACTTACAACAGGATTTGATGCAGCAAGATTGCGGCAGATTTACATTAGGGATTTGAGGCACTTAAATGAACCTGTGAAAACATTGGAATTAGATTGCAGCACAGG AATTTTAATGCCTCTCTTTGATCCTGATACAAATATGCTTTTCCTGGCTGGAAAAGGAGACACTACTATTATGTATATGGAAGTTATGGACAAGGATCCGTTTTTAGTGGAAGGGATTCGGCATAGCGGAGAACAAACAAAGGGTGTATGTCTGGTACCGAAACGGGCATTAAATGTCATGCAAGCAGAAGTTAATAGATTACTGCAACTTACTTCCAACATGGTGATACCTATTATGTATCAAGTACCAAGAAAG acaTACAGAGATTTCCACGCAGATATATACCCTGATACAGTAGGTTATATTGCCCAAAATAATGCAGCAGCATGGATTAAAGGGCATAATATGCCGGTTCCTAAAATATCATTAGATCCTGCTAAAAGGAATAAAGGAGAAGAACCCATCACT CCTCGGTTGGGACCAAAACCGTTTCAAGCAAAATCTGGAAGCCAGGACTTTTCATTCGATAAAATCTTTTCTGTCCCCATTGCGCCGAACTCTGACACTAACGGCTATCAAAATGATTTGAAcaatcaaattgaaaataacacAGAACCTGAAAAATCACCGTCTTTCAACAATGATCGTATTAAAGAAGCGGAGAATGGAAAGAGCGATTCCAGTTCATTGGAGGAGGATGCAAATTCCAGCGACTCCGGTTACAAACCAAAGACGCCGAGCACGGCAGAGAGACGTAAAGTCTTTGAGATAAAAGTTAAAGACGAATCTCCAGAAAATGAAGAGCTTGGTAATTTCGAGCGGGGTAATGCGAACAGAAATTCTATTGCTGAAAGACGACGACTTTACGAAAGCCGTTCTGTATCTGTGACCGATGGAAATTTGGCGGAAAAAGCGATGGGATCGCCAACCATGTTGAGACGCAGAGACTCGTTCAAAACAAAGAGTGAGGTGATTAAAGAAGACGAGGTGAAAAAAGTAATCTCTATGCTGCGCCAACAAAGTATGGATCCACGTTTAGAAAAAGTAGATAACACTGTAACACCGACGCCTAAAAGAACATCGACTGTGTTTG GTAGAGTATCAAAATTTCGACACTTGAAAGGAACACCTGGTCATAAATCTACGCATATTGAAAATATACGGAATATCAGTCGACAAATATCTGGAGAATGTGACGGATTTCATG CTAATCCTGATCGTGTCGCTGTACCATTAAGTGGACCGGGTGGTAAAATAGCAGTATTGGAATTGAAAAAGACTGGAAGACTACCAGACGGTGTAATGCCAGCATTAGTGCACGGTGCGACTGTCATGGATTTCCAATGGAATCCATTCGATAATCAACGATTAGCTGTTG CATGCGACGACGGAATGATTCGATTATGGGAAATACCAGAATCTGGATTATCAGAACCAACGAATGAACCAAAGCACATTATAAAAGCTCACACGGATAAAATATATCTAATTAAATTCCATCCCTTGGCATCGGATGTTCTGGCATCAGCCTCTTATGATATGACCGTAAAAATCTGGGACCTAACGCTTTTGTCATCCTGCGAATTGGTAGTCCCAAAAATAACGTTGACAGGACACACTGATCAAATATTCAGTCTAGCATGGTCACCTTGTGGCCAGTATCTGGCGAGTACATGTAAAGATggaaaattacgaatttataaaccaagATCCAGTGATGTACCAATAAAGTCAGGAAAAGGACCCGTTGGTACGAGAGGTGCACGAGTTATTTGGGCATTGAAGGGTCAATTTCTCGTTGTAATGGGTTTCGACAA AGTTTCAGAGAGACAGATATACGTATTTAAAACGGACAATCTTAATAACCCTTTAACTACAGTTGGGTTAGATGTGTCACCTGCAATTTTGATGCCTTATTACGACGAAGATAGTTcaactttatttttaacagGGCGT ggTGACTCAACGATATATGCTTTCGAGGTAACAGAAGAACCACCATACTGTTGCCCACTCAGTCACCACCGATGTAGCAGTTTACATCAAGGTTTATCATTTCTTCCCAAAAACAAATGCGACGTTGCTAGTGTAGAATTCGCATCAGCTTTAAGATTAACTAATAATACGATTGAACCTTTGAGTTTTACAGTCCCACGTATAAAG AGTGAACTTTTCCAAGACGATCTATTTCCACCGACAAAAGTTACATGGAAGCCAACTATGACCGCCACCGAATGGTTTAGTGGTGCAAATAAGCAAGCATATAGAATAAGCCTAAAACCACCTGGCATGGATAACT TAACTGAAAATCAGGGCCAAGGGGTTGTTACCGCACCCGTTGCAGCGAAACAACAATCTACAGCTCCATATTCTGGATCCGCGCCACCTTTCAGCAGACTTGGATGGAATTCTGATGTAAAAGCTAAACAAGAAGAG ATCCAGAAAACTATGAGTAACTTTGTGGGAGATGTAATACAATGCTCCTTGGAACAGGATCACATGGAAGGTGTAGAAGAGCACGAATGG GATGAGTGA
- the pod1 gene encoding coronin isoform X1 — MAWRFKASKYKNAAPIVPKPEACIRDISVGSYQTYGNNIAASAAFMAFNVDHNGSSLAVLPLEDYGRKSKTMPLLHAHADTVTDMDFSPFHDGLLATGSQDCLVKLWHIPESGLEESLCNPECTFSHRQRRVEVVCWHPSAEHLLTTVSYTNLSLWDVISQQELFSNNEHADVIQSLSWKQDGVLLATSCKDKQVRIIDPRAPTCIVNSCSSHQSIKDSRIVWLNNSDKILTTGFDAARLRQIYIRDLRHLNEPVKTLELDCSTGILMPLFDPDTNMLFLAGKGDTTIMYMEVMDKDPFLVEGIRHSGEQTKGVCLVPKRALNVMQAEVNRLLQLTSNMVIPIMYQVPRKTYRDFHADIYPDTVGYIAQNNAAAWIKGHNMPVPKISLDPAKRNKGEEPITVHKGNLTTLKENEREIKVEQKQQKPISIATPKNYTKAQEVNEKESVSENDFEKIDEPKKIDVEEDKNKVQNGGQTIPPKPLPRTSRTNSISEDEPKPVARPRTSPNVGSVVTSVNPNAVGGYKPRLGPKPFQAKSGSQDFSFDKIFSVPIAPNSDTNGYQNDLNNQIENNTEPEKSPSFNNDRIKEAENGKSDSSSLEEDANSSDSGYKPKTPSTAERRKVFEIKVKDESPENEELGNFERGNANRNSIAERRRLYESRSVSVTDGNLAEKAMGSPTMLRRRDSFKTKSEVIKEDEVKKVISMLRQQSMDPRLEKVDNTVTPTPKRTSTVFGRVSKFRHLKGTPGHKSTHIENIRNISRQISGECDGFHANPDRVAVPLSGPGGKIAVLELKKTGRLPDGVMPALVHGATVMDFQWNPFDNQRLAVACDDGMIRLWEIPESGLSEPTNEPKHIIKAHTDKIYLIKFHPLASDVLASASYDMTVKIWDLTLLSSCELVVPKITLTGHTDQIFSLAWSPCGQYLASTCKDGKLRIYKPRSSDVPIKSGKGPVGTRGARVIWALKGQFLVVMGFDKVSERQIYVFKTDNLNNPLTTVGLDVSPAILMPYYDEDSSTLFLTGRGDSTIYAFEVTEEPPYCCPLSHHRCSSLHQGLSFLPKNKCDVASVEFASALRLTNNTIEPLSFTVPRIKSELFQDDLFPPTKVTWKPTMTATEWFSGANKQAYRISLKPPGMDNLTENQGQGVVTAPVAAKQQSTAPYSGSAPPFSRLGWNSDVKAKQEEIQKTMSNFVGDVIQCSLEQDHMEGVEEHEWDE; from the exons ATGGCTTGGCGTTTTAAAGcgtccaaatataaaaatgcagcTCCCATTGTTCCTAAACCAGAGGCCTGTATCCGAGACATTTCAGTTGGTTCATATCAGACTTATGGCAATAACATAGCAGCATCTGCTGCATTTATGGCATTTAATGTAGACCATAATG gttCTAGTCTTGCAGTATTACCGTTAGAAGATTACGGTAGAAAAAGTAAAACTATGCCATTACTGCATGCTCATGCGGATACAGTCACAGACATGGACTTTTCTCCCTTTCATGATGGATTATTAGCTACTGGCTCACAAGATTGTCTT gTCAAATTATGGCATATTCCAGAAAGTGGTTTAGAAGAATCATTATGTAATCCTGAATGTACATTTTCCCATCGTCAAAGAAGAGTGGAAGTAGTATGTTGGCATCCTTCAGCTGAACATCTCCTTACAACAGTATCATATACAAACCTATCCTTGTGGGATGTGATTTCGCAacaagaattatttt CTAACAATGAACATGCAGATGTTATCCAGTCTCTAAGTTGGAAACAAGATGGTGTGCTTTTAGCAACATCTTGCAAAGATAAACAAGTGAGAATTATAGATCCTCGAGCTCCCACTTGTATTGTTAATTCTTGTTCAAGCCATCAAAGCATTAAAGACTCCAGAATTGTTTGGttaaataacagtgataagATACTTACAACAGGATTTGATGCAGCAAGATTGCGGCAGATTTACATTAGGGATTTGAGGCACTTAAATGAACCTGTGAAAACATTGGAATTAGATTGCAGCACAGG AATTTTAATGCCTCTCTTTGATCCTGATACAAATATGCTTTTCCTGGCTGGAAAAGGAGACACTACTATTATGTATATGGAAGTTATGGACAAGGATCCGTTTTTAGTGGAAGGGATTCGGCATAGCGGAGAACAAACAAAGGGTGTATGTCTGGTACCGAAACGGGCATTAAATGTCATGCAAGCAGAAGTTAATAGATTACTGCAACTTACTTCCAACATGGTGATACCTATTATGTATCAAGTACCAAGAAAG acaTACAGAGATTTCCACGCAGATATATACCCTGATACAGTAGGTTATATTGCCCAAAATAATGCAGCAGCATGGATTAAAGGGCATAATATGCCGGTTCCTAAAATATCATTAGATCCTGCTAAAAGGAATAAAGGAGAAGAACCCATCACT GTACACAAGGGAAATTTAACAACGCTTAAAGAGAACGAACGAGAGATTAAGGTGGAACAAAAACAGCAAAAACCTATATCCATTGCTACACCAAAGAATTACACGAAGGCTCAAGAAGTCAACGAAAAAGAATCAGTATCTGAAAACGACTTCGAGAAGATAGACGAACCGAAGAAGATAGATGTTGAAGAAGACAAGAATAAAGTTCAAAATGGAGGACAAACAATTCCACCGAAGCCTCTACCAAGAACGTCAAGAACCAATAGTATTTCCGAGGATGAACCAAAGCCAGTTGCGCGTCCTCGTACTTCACCAAACGTGGGCTCTGTAGTTACATCCGTAAATCCTAATGCGGTTGGGGGATATAAG CCTCGGTTGGGACCAAAACCGTTTCAAGCAAAATCTGGAAGCCAGGACTTTTCATTCGATAAAATCTTTTCTGTCCCCATTGCGCCGAACTCTGACACTAACGGCTATCAAAATGATTTGAAcaatcaaattgaaaataacacAGAACCTGAAAAATCACCGTCTTTCAACAATGATCGTATTAAAGAAGCGGAGAATGGAAAGAGCGATTCCAGTTCATTGGAGGAGGATGCAAATTCCAGCGACTCCGGTTACAAACCAAAGACGCCGAGCACGGCAGAGAGACGTAAAGTCTTTGAGATAAAAGTTAAAGACGAATCTCCAGAAAATGAAGAGCTTGGTAATTTCGAGCGGGGTAATGCGAACAGAAATTCTATTGCTGAAAGACGACGACTTTACGAAAGCCGTTCTGTATCTGTGACCGATGGAAATTTGGCGGAAAAAGCGATGGGATCGCCAACCATGTTGAGACGCAGAGACTCGTTCAAAACAAAGAGTGAGGTGATTAAAGAAGACGAGGTGAAAAAAGTAATCTCTATGCTGCGCCAACAAAGTATGGATCCACGTTTAGAAAAAGTAGATAACACTGTAACACCGACGCCTAAAAGAACATCGACTGTGTTTG GTAGAGTATCAAAATTTCGACACTTGAAAGGAACACCTGGTCATAAATCTACGCATATTGAAAATATACGGAATATCAGTCGACAAATATCTGGAGAATGTGACGGATTTCATG CTAATCCTGATCGTGTCGCTGTACCATTAAGTGGACCGGGTGGTAAAATAGCAGTATTGGAATTGAAAAAGACTGGAAGACTACCAGACGGTGTAATGCCAGCATTAGTGCACGGTGCGACTGTCATGGATTTCCAATGGAATCCATTCGATAATCAACGATTAGCTGTTG CATGCGACGACGGAATGATTCGATTATGGGAAATACCAGAATCTGGATTATCAGAACCAACGAATGAACCAAAGCACATTATAAAAGCTCACACGGATAAAATATATCTAATTAAATTCCATCCCTTGGCATCGGATGTTCTGGCATCAGCCTCTTATGATATGACCGTAAAAATCTGGGACCTAACGCTTTTGTCATCCTGCGAATTGGTAGTCCCAAAAATAACGTTGACAGGACACACTGATCAAATATTCAGTCTAGCATGGTCACCTTGTGGCCAGTATCTGGCGAGTACATGTAAAGATggaaaattacgaatttataaaccaagATCCAGTGATGTACCAATAAAGTCAGGAAAAGGACCCGTTGGTACGAGAGGTGCACGAGTTATTTGGGCATTGAAGGGTCAATTTCTCGTTGTAATGGGTTTCGACAA AGTTTCAGAGAGACAGATATACGTATTTAAAACGGACAATCTTAATAACCCTTTAACTACAGTTGGGTTAGATGTGTCACCTGCAATTTTGATGCCTTATTACGACGAAGATAGTTcaactttatttttaacagGGCGT ggTGACTCAACGATATATGCTTTCGAGGTAACAGAAGAACCACCATACTGTTGCCCACTCAGTCACCACCGATGTAGCAGTTTACATCAAGGTTTATCATTTCTTCCCAAAAACAAATGCGACGTTGCTAGTGTAGAATTCGCATCAGCTTTAAGATTAACTAATAATACGATTGAACCTTTGAGTTTTACAGTCCCACGTATAAAG AGTGAACTTTTCCAAGACGATCTATTTCCACCGACAAAAGTTACATGGAAGCCAACTATGACCGCCACCGAATGGTTTAGTGGTGCAAATAAGCAAGCATATAGAATAAGCCTAAAACCACCTGGCATGGATAACT TAACTGAAAATCAGGGCCAAGGGGTTGTTACCGCACCCGTTGCAGCGAAACAACAATCTACAGCTCCATATTCTGGATCCGCGCCACCTTTCAGCAGACTTGGATGGAATTCTGATGTAAAAGCTAAACAAGAAGAG ATCCAGAAAACTATGAGTAACTTTGTGGGAGATGTAATACAATGCTCCTTGGAACAGGATCACATGGAAGGTGTAGAAGAGCACGAATGG GATGAGTGA